A genomic segment from Dietzia psychralcaliphila encodes:
- a CDS encoding TetR/AcrR family transcriptional regulator: MPRSTAISRQPRSTATREALYLAGLRRFASDGWRSARIRDIVSDAGQGNDSAINYHFGGRMGLLEDVLLRGVLRMEDERRADLQRWASSTPDLPEIVRGVVSPVADLLDDDEGRWTLRVIAQVGALAEVGRTVTTGPVADTALQDQLEMLISATTARCGREFAEHRVRQLIVMLTAELAVRACDPPEVGPPHREYVADLVDWLAGGLARPAPR; this comes from the coding sequence GTGCCCCGCTCCACCGCCATCTCACGTCAGCCCCGATCGACCGCCACCCGGGAGGCCCTGTACCTGGCCGGTCTGCGCCGATTCGCTTCCGACGGCTGGCGGTCGGCGCGGATACGCGACATCGTCAGCGACGCCGGACAGGGCAACGACTCGGCGATCAACTACCACTTCGGCGGCCGCATGGGGCTGCTCGAGGACGTGCTGCTCCGCGGCGTCCTACGGATGGAGGACGAGCGGCGGGCCGACCTGCAGCGGTGGGCGTCGTCGACCCCCGACCTCCCGGAGATCGTGCGGGGGGTGGTGTCACCGGTGGCGGACCTGTTGGACGACGACGAGGGCCGCTGGACCCTCCGGGTGATCGCGCAGGTCGGGGCGCTGGCCGAGGTCGGTCGTACGGTGACCACCGGGCCGGTCGCGGACACCGCGCTGCAGGACCAGCTGGAGATGCTGATCTCGGCCACGACCGCCCGCTGCGGAAGGGAGTTCGCCGAACACCGGGTCCGGCAGCTCATCGTGATGCTCACCGCCGAACTCGCGGTGCGGGCCTGCGATCCCCCCGAAGTCGGTCCACCCCACCGCGAGTACGTGGCGGACCTCGTGGACTGGCTCGCGGGGGGACTGGCGCGGCCCGCACCGCGGTGA
- the urtE gene encoding urea ABC transporter ATP-binding subunit UrtE codes for MSPLLQMSGVRAGYGGSEVLHGVDLEVPAGGVAAVLGHNGAGKTTLLRAAVGLLPCKGGTITFDGQDITGLKPHGRVALGIGYVPQGQQSFTQLTTAENLRVVADGRKRGKALIDESLDLFPALKELLDRKAGLLSGGQRQQLAIARALITEPRLLVLDEPTEGIQPNVVAEIERIIVDLASRGDLSVLLVEQHVGFSLRASDVFYVVESGRVTHSGASDDTAAHEVTSALAI; via the coding sequence ATGAGCCCACTACTGCAGATGTCGGGCGTGCGCGCCGGGTACGGCGGGTCCGAGGTGCTCCACGGGGTGGACCTCGAGGTCCCCGCCGGCGGCGTGGCCGCGGTGCTCGGGCACAACGGGGCGGGCAAGACGACCCTGCTGCGGGCCGCCGTCGGCCTGCTGCCGTGCAAGGGCGGCACGATCACCTTCGACGGCCAGGACATCACGGGTCTGAAGCCGCACGGCCGCGTGGCGCTGGGCATCGGCTACGTGCCGCAGGGCCAGCAGTCGTTCACCCAGCTCACGACCGCCGAGAACCTGCGGGTCGTGGCTGACGGTCGCAAGCGGGGGAAGGCGCTGATCGACGAGTCGTTGGACCTGTTCCCGGCGCTCAAGGAGCTGCTGGACCGGAAGGCCGGGCTGCTCTCCGGTGGGCAGCGCCAGCAGTTGGCCATCGCCCGTGCGCTCATCACCGAACCGCGACTGCTGGTGCTGGACGAACCGACCGAGGGCATCCAGCCCAACGTCGTGGCCGAGATCGAGCGGATCATCGTGGACCTGGCCTCGCGCGGCGACCTGTCCGTGCTGCTGGTCGAGCAGCACGTCGGGTTCTCCCTGCGGGCCTCGGACGTCTTCTACGTGGTGGAGTCGGGACGGGTCACCCACTCGGGCGCCTCCGACGACACCGCCGCCCACGAGGTCACCTCGGCGCTGGCGATCTGA
- the urtD gene encoding urea ABC transporter ATP-binding protein UrtD, with amino-acid sequence MTPTAVATGSTGAGRGRAGASTGRTYLEVRGLTVSFDGFRAVDGVDLTLIQGDLKFLIGPNGAGKTTVVDAITGLVPATGSVDKTGQPVLGMKTHKIARMGIGRTFQTASIFEDLTVEQNLDIAAGSGRGWLTLLRRRRGRATVVAETLDTIGLEHLAGTKAGVLAHGQKQWLEIGMLLVQDSDVMLLDEPVAGMGADERKATGELLQRIAADRTVVVVEHDMDFMRDFATSVTVLAAGKVLAEGTVTEIQADPKVQQVYLGTAAATGTALEEESET; translated from the coding sequence ATGACCCCCACCGCTGTGGCCACCGGCTCGACCGGGGCCGGCCGTGGCCGAGCCGGCGCCTCGACGGGTCGGACCTACCTGGAGGTCCGCGGCCTGACCGTGTCGTTCGACGGGTTCCGCGCCGTGGACGGGGTGGACCTCACGCTGATCCAGGGCGATCTCAAGTTCCTCATCGGCCCCAACGGCGCGGGCAAGACCACCGTCGTCGACGCCATCACGGGGCTGGTCCCCGCGACCGGGTCCGTCGACAAGACCGGGCAGCCGGTGCTGGGGATGAAGACGCACAAGATCGCCCGCATGGGGATCGGCCGCACCTTCCAGACGGCCAGCATCTTCGAGGACCTGACCGTGGAGCAGAACCTCGACATCGCGGCCGGTTCCGGTCGGGGTTGGCTGACCCTGCTCCGGCGCCGCCGCGGCCGCGCGACCGTGGTCGCCGAGACGCTGGACACCATCGGGCTCGAGCACCTGGCCGGCACCAAGGCCGGGGTGTTGGCGCACGGACAGAAGCAGTGGCTGGAGATCGGCATGCTGCTCGTCCAGGACTCCGACGTGATGCTGCTCGACGAGCCCGTGGCCGGCATGGGCGCCGATGAACGCAAGGCCACCGGTGAACTGCTCCAGCGCATCGCCGCCGACCGCACGGTGGTCGTGGTGGAGCACGACATGGACTTCATGCGGGACTTCGCCACCTCCGTCACCGTTCTCGCGGCCGGAAAGGTCCTCGCCGAGGGCACGGTCACCGAGATCCAGGCCGACCCCAAGGTCCAGCAGGTGTACCTGGGCACCGCAGCCGCCACCGGCACCGCACTCGAGGAGGAGTCAGAGACATGA
- the urtC gene encoding urea ABC transporter permease subunit UrtC, producing the protein MTDTATIGTTTPDPAEPASGRRGRPPLLPRPGALTTDGERPRWVFWVALAVAAILIFGVAPALLSEFRLNLLAKFFCYGIVATGIGLAWGRGGMLTLGQGVYFGVGAYAMAMYLKLADARERGGPDALPDFMQIAGMRSLPGYWEPFASPVFALAVILLLPPLLAFGFGYLVFNRKVKGAYFAILSQALAAAAAIFLVSRPELGGSNGLNRFTGFFGFALSDPANRQMLYFITGGALIGVVLLVRQFMQSRFGELLVAVRDQEERVRFLGYDPALVKSLAYAVAAFAAGIAGALFVPIVGIISPSAIGIAPSIAFLIGVAIGGRATLLGPVLGAIGVAWAQTTFSEAYPSQWTYLQGVLFIVVVGFLPGGLASLFVIRRRRRSAESGRATPATTGSAHTPEETS; encoded by the coding sequence ATGACCGACACCGCCACCATCGGCACCACCACCCCGGACCCGGCCGAACCGGCGTCGGGCCGTCGGGGCCGTCCGCCACTCCTCCCGCGACCCGGCGCGCTGACCACCGACGGCGAACGACCCCGCTGGGTGTTCTGGGTCGCGCTCGCCGTGGCCGCGATCCTCATCTTCGGCGTCGCACCCGCGCTGCTGAGCGAGTTCCGGCTCAACCTGCTGGCCAAGTTCTTCTGCTACGGCATCGTCGCCACCGGCATCGGGCTGGCCTGGGGTCGGGGCGGCATGCTCACCCTGGGCCAGGGCGTGTACTTCGGCGTGGGCGCATACGCCATGGCGATGTACCTCAAGCTCGCCGACGCCCGCGAGCGCGGCGGGCCCGACGCCCTGCCCGACTTCATGCAGATCGCCGGCATGCGGTCGCTGCCCGGGTACTGGGAGCCGTTCGCCTCGCCGGTGTTCGCCCTCGCGGTGATCCTGCTGCTGCCGCCCCTGCTCGCCTTCGGGTTCGGATACCTGGTGTTCAACCGCAAGGTCAAGGGCGCCTACTTCGCCATCCTGTCGCAGGCTCTCGCGGCGGCCGCGGCGATCTTCCTGGTCAGCCGCCCCGAACTCGGCGGCTCCAACGGGCTCAACCGGTTCACCGGCTTCTTCGGCTTCGCGCTGTCGGATCCGGCCAACCGCCAGATGCTGTACTTCATCACCGGTGGCGCGCTCATCGGCGTGGTGCTGCTGGTGCGTCAGTTCATGCAGTCCCGCTTCGGTGAGCTGCTCGTGGCCGTCCGCGACCAGGAGGAGCGGGTCCGCTTCCTGGGCTACGACCCGGCGCTGGTCAAGTCCCTGGCGTACGCGGTCGCCGCCTTCGCGGCAGGAATCGCCGGGGCGTTGTTCGTCCCGATCGTGGGGATCATCTCGCCCTCGGCGATCGGCATCGCCCCGTCGATCGCATTCCTCATCGGTGTCGCGATCGGCGGCCGGGCGACATTGCTCGGCCCGGTCCTCGGAGCGATCGGTGTGGCCTGGGCGCAGACGACCTTCTCCGAGGCCTACCCGTCGCAGTGGACCTACCTGCAGGGCGTGCTCTTCATCGTCGTCGTGGGCTTCCTGCCCGGCGGTCTGGCCAGCCTGTTCGTCATCCGCCGGCGCCGCAGGTCCGCCGAATCCGGCCGCGCGACCCCCGCCACCACCGGATCCGCCCACACCCCAGAGGAGACATCATGA
- the urtB gene encoding urea ABC transporter permease subunit UrtB, translated as MDIIIGQLATGLSIGSILLLAALGLSLTFGQMGVINMAHGEFIMAGCYTAYVIQQFVAASGAGLAISLVAGFVVGGLLGVILEVLLIRRLYARPLDTLLVTFGVGLVLQQIARDIWGAPAVNVEVPPFLRGNMELLGASVPYTRVFIFVLAVTCVAALMAAMRFTPMGRRIRAVTLNRDLAESSGINSRRSDLTTFFIGSGLAGVAGVALTLIGSTSPTIGQSYLIDAFLVVVVGGLGQLRGAVIAAFALGVLHSFFEYSTTASVAKVLVFVAIIVFLQIRPQGLFAVKTRSLA; from the coding sequence GTGGACATCATCATCGGTCAACTCGCGACGGGACTGAGCATCGGCTCGATCCTGCTTCTCGCAGCGCTCGGGCTGTCCCTGACCTTCGGGCAGATGGGCGTCATCAACATGGCGCACGGCGAGTTCATCATGGCCGGGTGCTACACGGCCTACGTCATCCAGCAGTTCGTCGCCGCCTCCGGTGCGGGGCTGGCGATCTCCCTCGTGGCGGGGTTCGTGGTGGGTGGCCTGCTCGGTGTGATCCTCGAGGTGCTGCTCATCAGACGGCTGTACGCCCGGCCGCTCGACACCCTGCTCGTCACCTTCGGCGTCGGTCTGGTCCTCCAGCAGATCGCCCGCGACATCTGGGGAGCCCCCGCCGTCAACGTCGAGGTGCCCCCCTTCCTGCGAGGGAACATGGAGCTGCTCGGGGCGTCCGTCCCGTACACCCGCGTCTTCATCTTCGTCCTGGCCGTGACCTGCGTCGCCGCACTGATGGCGGCCATGCGGTTCACCCCGATGGGCCGTCGAATCCGGGCCGTCACCCTCAACCGTGATCTCGCCGAGAGCTCCGGAATCAACTCGCGCCGCAGTGACCTGACCACCTTCTTCATCGGTTCCGGCCTCGCGGGTGTGGCGGGCGTGGCCCTGACCCTCATCGGCTCCACGAGCCCCACCATCGGCCAGTCGTACCTCATCGACGCGTTCCTCGTGGTGGTGGTCGGAGGCCTCGGACAGCTGCGGGGCGCCGTCATCGCCGCCTTCGCGCTGGGGGTCCTGCACTCGTTCTTCGAATACTCCACGACCGCGTCCGTGGCGAAGGTGCTCGTCTTTGTGGCGATCATCGTCTTCCTCCAGATCCGCCCGCAGGGGCTGTTCGCCGTCAAGACCAGGAGCCTGGCATGA
- the urtA gene encoding urea ABC transporter substrate-binding protein, with product MNSISRRTVAAAALVVLGAGALTACGSRTSDTAAASAESCVDTSGDTIKIGSLHSLSGTMAISERTVRDSVALAVEQINAEGGVLGKQIEPVVEDGASDPAVFAEKAQKLITSDCVAAIFGGWTSSSRKAMLPVVEDANALLYYPVQYEGLEASENIFYTGATTNQQIVPGLEYLKEQGAESMYLVGSDYVFPQTANRVIKAWAEANDVEILGEDYTPLGSTDFSTIVNKVRTADPDAVFNTLNGDSNVAFFREYTNAGLTAEDTPVVSVSIAEEEVQGIGANNIAGQLTSWNYYQTIESPENTSFVEAFKAKYGDERVTSDPMEAAYTSLYLWKNTVEKADSFDVAAIQENAGGVSFDAPEGTVTINADNNHISKTALVGEIRPDGLIYEVWSSGEPIEPDPFLEGYDWAGELSGN from the coding sequence GTGAATTCCATCTCCAGACGCACCGTCGCCGCCGCCGCACTGGTGGTCCTCGGGGCCGGTGCACTCACCGCCTGCGGCAGCCGCACCTCGGACACCGCCGCGGCCTCCGCAGAATCGTGTGTGGACACCTCCGGCGACACCATCAAGATCGGGTCGCTGCACTCCCTGTCGGGCACCATGGCGATCTCCGAGAGGACGGTGCGTGACTCCGTCGCGCTGGCCGTGGAGCAGATCAACGCCGAGGGTGGAGTGCTGGGCAAGCAGATCGAGCCGGTCGTCGAGGACGGGGCGTCCGACCCGGCCGTCTTCGCGGAGAAGGCGCAGAAGCTCATCACCAGCGACTGCGTGGCCGCGATCTTCGGCGGCTGGACCTCGTCCTCGCGCAAGGCCATGCTGCCGGTGGTCGAGGACGCCAACGCCCTGCTGTACTACCCGGTCCAGTACGAGGGCCTGGAGGCGTCCGAGAACATCTTCTACACCGGCGCCACCACCAACCAGCAGATCGTCCCGGGGCTGGAGTACCTCAAGGAGCAGGGCGCCGAGTCGATGTACCTCGTCGGGTCGGACTACGTGTTCCCGCAGACGGCCAACCGCGTGATCAAGGCGTGGGCGGAGGCCAACGACGTCGAGATCCTCGGCGAGGACTACACGCCGCTCGGGTCCACCGACTTCTCGACCATCGTCAACAAGGTGCGCACCGCCGACCCGGACGCGGTGTTCAACACCCTCAACGGCGACTCCAACGTCGCCTTCTTCCGCGAGTACACCAACGCCGGCCTCACCGCCGAGGACACCCCGGTGGTGAGCGTGTCGATCGCCGAGGAAGAGGTGCAGGGGATCGGCGCGAACAACATCGCCGGCCAGCTCACGTCGTGGAACTACTACCAGACCATCGAGAGCCCCGAGAACACCTCGTTCGTCGAGGCGTTCAAGGCCAAGTACGGAGACGAGAGGGTCACCTCCGACCCCATGGAGGCGGCGTACACCTCGCTGTACCTGTGGAAGAACACCGTCGAGAAGGCGGACAGCTTCGATGTCGCCGCGATCCAGGAGAACGCCGGTGGGGTCAGCTTCGACGCCCCGGAGGGCACCGTGACGATCAACGCGGACAACAACCACATCTCCAAGACGGCACTCGTCGGGGAGATCCGCCCCGACGGCCTGATCTACGAGGTGTGGAGCTCGGGCGAGCCGATCGAGCCGGATCCCTTCCTGGAGGGCTACGACTGGGCCGGCGAGCTGTCCGGCAACTGA
- a CDS encoding urease accessory protein UreD, with amino-acid sequence MSNVVTQPAVTPPVAITPPAGSTPVTSRAARLARAADPGHVSAVVTAGPVHAAGSLPVGSPGKVGVLDLDFRTSAGGRTVLADRYQKSPLQVMRSLYVDPVLPHVPVTYLMSTGGGVVGGDRLDIDVRLADRAHAVITTQAATRVHRMDAGYATQNVTLTLGAGAVCEWVPDPLIPYAGSRFQQRLRATVPDDAVLVVSDVLTAGRVARGERWAMDALVSHVELTRPDGTPVVVDTTRIVGGAGAGVDAGQAGPDDDLVTGGSDAIGTVFVLAPGPAADLAAAMRAATDSCEGVRRGDVSRGDVSCGVSTLPEGCGAWARVLGRSPEAVESAVRAVWSAAREHALGAPAPNLRKG; translated from the coding sequence GTGAGCAACGTCGTCACCCAACCGGCCGTCACCCCGCCGGTCGCCATCACCCCACCGGCCGGTTCCACGCCCGTGACGTCCCGGGCCGCCCGGCTGGCGCGCGCGGCCGACCCCGGTCACGTCTCGGCCGTCGTGACGGCCGGCCCGGTGCACGCCGCCGGGTCGCTGCCCGTGGGCTCGCCGGGCAAGGTCGGCGTCCTGGACCTCGACTTCCGGACCTCGGCCGGGGGCCGCACCGTTCTGGCCGACCGCTACCAGAAGTCGCCTCTACAGGTGATGCGCTCGCTGTACGTCGACCCGGTGCTGCCCCACGTCCCGGTCACGTACCTCATGTCGACGGGCGGGGGCGTGGTGGGCGGCGACCGGCTGGACATCGACGTCCGCCTGGCTGACCGGGCGCACGCGGTGATCACCACCCAGGCCGCCACGCGGGTCCACCGCATGGACGCCGGCTACGCCACCCAGAACGTCACGCTGACGCTGGGTGCCGGCGCGGTGTGCGAGTGGGTTCCCGACCCCCTCATCCCCTATGCAGGGAGCAGGTTCCAGCAGCGACTCCGTGCGACGGTCCCCGACGACGCGGTGCTGGTGGTCTCCGACGTCCTCACCGCCGGCCGGGTGGCGCGCGGCGAGCGGTGGGCGATGGACGCGCTGGTCTCGCACGTGGAGCTGACCCGCCCCGACGGCACGCCGGTGGTCGTGGACACCACGCGGATCGTCGGCGGAGCGGGTGCCGGGGTCGACGCCGGACAGGCCGGACCCGACGACGACCTGGTCACCGGCGGGTCCGACGCCATCGGCACCGTGTTCGTCCTGGCGCCGGGGCCGGCGGCGGACCTGGCGGCCGCGATGCGGGCGGCCACCGATTCCTGCGAGGGCGTGCGCCGGGGTGATGTGAGCCGGGGTGATGTGAGCTGTGGGGTGAGCACCCTGCCCGAGGGATGCGGGGCGTGGGCGCGGGTGCTGGGCCGGAGCCCGGAAGCGGTGGAGTCCGCCGTGCGCGCGGTGTGGTCCGCCGCGCGCGAGCACGCCCTGGGGGCGCCGGCACCGAATCTGCGGAAGGGCTGA
- the ureG gene encoding urease accessory protein UreG, with translation MTEGQNVLRIGIGGPVGSGKTALIEALVPMLIERGRAPAVITNDIYTQEDAEHVRRTLAGVLDPAKVVGVETGSCPHTAVRDDPTMNLAVGAEMLEAHPDVDTLIFESGGDNLTLTFSPVLVDLFLFVLDTAEGEKMPRKRGPGITECDLLVINKIDIAKYVRCDLGVMSSDADRVRSGKPVVLTDCLSGTGVGEVLDYFESRRADLLPSA, from the coding sequence ATGACCGAGGGACAGAACGTGCTGCGCATCGGGATCGGCGGGCCCGTGGGCTCGGGCAAGACCGCACTGATCGAGGCGCTCGTGCCCATGCTCATCGAACGCGGCCGGGCCCCCGCGGTGATCACCAACGACATCTACACCCAGGAGGACGCCGAGCACGTCCGCCGCACGCTCGCCGGGGTCCTGGACCCCGCCAAGGTGGTGGGTGTGGAGACCGGGTCGTGCCCCCACACCGCCGTCCGCGACGACCCCACCATGAACCTGGCCGTGGGAGCCGAGATGCTCGAGGCGCACCCGGACGTCGACACCCTGATCTTCGAGTCCGGCGGCGACAACCTCACCCTGACGTTCTCGCCCGTGCTGGTGGACCTGTTCCTCTTCGTCCTGGACACCGCCGAGGGCGAGAAGATGCCGCGCAAGCGGGGCCCCGGCATCACCGAGTGCGATCTGCTGGTGATCAACAAGATCGACATCGCCAAGTACGTCCGATGCGACCTGGGCGTGATGAGCTCCGACGCCGACCGCGTGCGCTCGGGCAAGCCGGTCGTGTTGACCGACTGCCTCAGCGGCACCGGGGTCGGCGAGGTGCTGGACTACTTCGAGTCGCGTCGCGCGGACCTGCTGCCGAGCGCGTGA
- a CDS encoding urease accessory protein UreF, producing the protein MSGSDLSRLLLALQFTDSSFPSGMYTLSHGLEGLAQRGEVDARRLPEVLHAMLRHAIGPADSSALALAWAATRAHGGDAPDETQWLDAVTRIDRRLHATRLTRELRDGATRTGKQVLDLAAELLDDPVVSAWNAHVKARRSPGSQSVVMGVVYARGGLDQRDAVAADLTAVVISLAGAALRLRLADHRSAQALVRGAAPVVEEVADAAVGAALEDLGGFAPVLDLASCHHENSDARLFAS; encoded by the coding sequence ATGAGCGGCTCCGACCTGTCGCGACTGCTGCTGGCGCTGCAGTTCACCGACTCGTCCTTCCCGTCCGGGATGTACACCCTGTCCCACGGGCTCGAGGGGCTCGCCCAGCGCGGGGAGGTCGATGCCCGCCGACTGCCGGAGGTGCTGCACGCGATGCTGCGCCACGCCATCGGCCCGGCGGACTCCAGCGCGCTGGCCCTGGCATGGGCGGCCACCCGCGCGCACGGTGGAGACGCCCCCGATGAGACACAGTGGCTGGACGCGGTGACCCGCATCGACCGCCGCCTGCACGCCACCCGGCTGACGCGGGAACTGCGCGACGGTGCCACCCGCACGGGAAAGCAGGTGCTGGACCTGGCGGCCGAGCTGCTGGACGACCCGGTGGTCAGCGCGTGGAACGCCCACGTCAAGGCCCGCAGGTCACCCGGGTCCCAGTCCGTGGTGATGGGCGTGGTCTACGCCCGCGGCGGGCTCGACCAGCGGGACGCCGTGGCCGCCGACCTCACCGCCGTGGTCATCAGCCTGGCAGGGGCCGCCCTACGCCTGCGACTGGCCGACCACCGCAGCGCCCAGGCCCTGGTCCGCGGTGCCGCGCCCGTCGTCGAGGAGGTCGCCGACGCTGCCGTAGGGGCCGCCCTGGAGGACCTGGGCGGGTTCGCGCCGGTGCTGGACCTGGCCAGTTGCCACCACGAGAACTCCGACGCCCGGCTCTTCGCGAGCTGA
- the ureC gene encoding urease subunit alpha, which translates to MSGSGNYQYGDGDITLGAGRQTIEVTVTNTGDRAVQVGSHYHFFEANRELRFDRPAAYGRHLAIGAGLAVRFEPGQTRTVRLVDYAGERVCHGFSGLVDGPLDDPAMRERALQRMRDGGFLCDTPNDDAHSNDDDEDDDDELAQSADGVPVAEGPPTEHPPTVLPRATYTDIYGPTIGDRLTLADTVLTVEITTDHNAVTADGSSGYGEEAVYGGGKAIRDGMAQDPAGTRASGALDLVITGATILDAVIGVVKGDIGVRDGRIVAVGKAGNPHLQDGVHPDLVIGPGTEVVAGEHKIVTAGGVDSHIHFIAPQQVDEALSNGITTMFGGGTGPSEGTKGTTCTPGAWNIGRMLQAADGLPVNIGILGKGNTSQPESAVEQIVAGAAGLKIHEDWGTTPAAIRCVQEVADQYDVQVAIHTDTLNESGFYEDTRAAIGDSTIHTFHSEGAGGGHAPDILRVCGEPNVLPASTNPTLPYTVNSVDELLDMVMVCHHLSHDIPEDVSFADSRVRAETIAAETVFHDEGIISIFSSDSQAMGRVGESWQRAFQTAHHCRVERGPLPEDVAASPDGSSPDRTGGARNDNERVLRYVAKMTINPAIAAGIADHLGSIEPGKLADLVVWPVESFAAKPSLVIKGGMIVWAPMGDPNASLPTPQPVIYRPMFGAYGGAMQSTRVTFLSAAAIEAGVPEQLGLTSPCLPVRGCRGIGKKDMVRNDRCPQIEVDPDTYVVTVDGEPATIAPATTLPLAQLFYLA; encoded by the coding sequence ATGTCCGGATCCGGGAACTACCAGTACGGCGACGGCGACATCACGCTGGGCGCCGGACGCCAGACCATCGAGGTCACGGTGACCAACACCGGCGACCGCGCGGTTCAGGTGGGTTCGCACTACCACTTCTTCGAGGCCAACCGCGAGCTCCGATTCGACCGGCCGGCCGCCTACGGGCGCCACCTGGCGATCGGCGCGGGCCTGGCGGTGCGGTTCGAACCCGGACAGACCCGCACGGTGCGGCTGGTGGACTACGCCGGCGAGCGCGTGTGCCACGGCTTCTCCGGACTGGTCGACGGCCCCCTCGACGACCCGGCCATGCGTGAACGCGCGCTCCAGCGCATGCGCGACGGGGGGTTCCTGTGTGACACCCCGAACGACGACGCACACAGCAACGATGACGACGAAGACGACGACGACGAGCTCGCGCAGTCCGCGGACGGTGTGCCCGTCGCCGAGGGCCCGCCGACCGAGCATCCTCCCACGGTGCTCCCGCGCGCCACGTACACCGACATCTACGGGCCCACGATCGGCGACCGCCTGACGCTGGCGGACACGGTGTTGACCGTCGAGATCACGACCGACCACAATGCCGTCACCGCTGACGGTTCGTCCGGCTACGGCGAGGAGGCCGTGTACGGCGGCGGCAAGGCGATCCGCGACGGCATGGCGCAGGACCCGGCGGGGACGCGGGCCTCGGGCGCGCTCGACCTGGTGATCACCGGGGCCACGATCCTGGACGCCGTGATCGGCGTGGTCAAGGGCGACATCGGGGTGCGCGACGGCCGGATCGTGGCCGTGGGCAAGGCCGGGAACCCGCACCTCCAGGACGGTGTACACCCCGACCTGGTGATCGGTCCGGGCACGGAGGTGGTGGCGGGCGAGCACAAGATCGTCACCGCCGGGGGAGTGGACTCCCACATCCACTTCATCGCCCCGCAACAGGTCGACGAGGCCCTGTCCAACGGCATCACCACAATGTTCGGCGGTGGCACCGGCCCGTCCGAGGGCACCAAGGGCACCACCTGCACGCCGGGCGCCTGGAACATCGGACGGATGCTGCAGGCCGCCGACGGTCTGCCGGTGAACATCGGGATCCTGGGCAAGGGCAACACCTCGCAGCCCGAATCCGCGGTCGAGCAGATCGTGGCCGGGGCGGCGGGCCTGAAGATCCACGAGGACTGGGGCACCACCCCGGCGGCCATCCGCTGCGTGCAGGAGGTCGCCGACCAGTACGACGTGCAGGTCGCGATCCACACCGACACCCTCAACGAATCCGGTTTCTACGAGGACACCCGCGCCGCGATCGGCGACTCCACCATCCACACCTTCCACTCCGAGGGTGCCGGCGGCGGCCACGCCCCCGACATCCTGCGCGTGTGCGGCGAGCCCAACGTGCTGCCGGCCTCCACCAACCCGACGCTGCCGTACACCGTGAACTCGGTCGACGAGCTGCTGGACATGGTGATGGTGTGCCACCACCTGTCACACGACATCCCCGAGGACGTGAGCTTCGCCGACTCCCGCGTGCGGGCCGAGACCATCGCCGCCGAGACCGTGTTCCACGACGAGGGCATCATCTCCATCTTCTCCTCGGACTCCCAGGCCATGGGCCGGGTCGGTGAATCGTGGCAGCGGGCGTTCCAGACCGCCCACCACTGCCGGGTCGAGCGCGGGCCGCTGCCCGAGGACGTGGCCGCGTCGCCCGACGGCAGTTCACCGGACCGAACCGGCGGGGCGCGCAACGACAACGAGCGGGTCCTGCGGTACGTGGCCAAGATGACCATCAACCCGGCCATCGCCGCGGGCATCGCCGACCACCTGGGCTCGATCGAGCCGGGCAAGCTGGCCGACCTGGTGGTGTGGCCGGTCGAGTCGTTCGCCGCCAAGCCGTCCCTGGTGATCAAGGGCGGAATGATCGTGTGGGCGCCGATGGGCGACCCCAACGCCTCCCTGCCCACCCCGCAGCCGGTGATCTACCGCCCGATGTTCGGCGCCTACGGCGGGGCCATGCAGTCCACCCGCGTGACCTTCCTGTCCGCGGCGGCGATCGAGGCCGGCGTCCCGGAGCAGCTGGGCCTGACCTCGCCGTGCCTGCCGGTGCGGGGCTGCCGCGGGATCGGCAAGAAGGACATGGTCCGCAACGACCGCTGCCCGCAGATCGAGGTGGACCCCGACACGTACGTGGTGACCGTCGACGGCGAACCGGCCACCATCGCACCGGCCACCACACTGCCGCTGGCCCAACTGTTCTACCTGGCATGA